The Neisseria sicca genome includes a window with the following:
- a CDS encoding Slam-dependent surface lipoprotein, which yields MKIKVPAISAAATLILTACAGGGASEPKVPVAIPTAQPIANVKLSDESSAIKTINTLSGKGGSLHEAELEVKTSWGTSYTDKQYVYQTPSGNYYNISSYSDPIIPSYSSPSYNLRTRHEGQPLSEGGKLFVCCSNSGQSTYVPVTKHDHLKFGAWISSDGTADLFVGGKPVGIVKDATVEQNTAKGKTTYEVWAVRVRNGNIVTSTYDPGKSSGLSEKTAPKLSLLTANFNTNKLGGTILGNADYGPDVVMKDVGINGVDFSGTAESDGKNGKVEGKFFGQFNSGYKTEVSIGGKVTFDADKSLDTVFGGVENSSDRNTTDTSLTPVSK from the coding sequence ATGAAAATCAAAGTACCCGCAATTTCTGCGGCAGCGACCCTTATTCTGACTGCCTGCGCTGGAGGAGGAGCATCCGAACCCAAAGTCCCCGTTGCCATACCAACGGCGCAGCCCATCGCTAATGTCAAGTTGAGCGATGAAAGCAGTGCAATAAAAACCATCAACACCCTTTCCGGTAAAGGCGGCAGCCTGCATGAAGCGGAGCTCGAAGTGAAAACATCATGGGGCACCAGCTATACCGATAAACAATATGTCTATCAAACTCCATCCGGCAACTATTACAACATCAGCTCATATTCTGATCCGATTATTCCCTCATATTCCAGCCCTTCCTACAATCTGCGTACACGCCACGAAGGCCAGCCTTTATCCGAAGGTGGAAAGCTGTTTGTTTGTTGCAGCAATTCTGGTCAGTCCACCTACGTACCCGTAACCAAACATGACCACCTCAAATTCGGCGCATGGATAAGTTCAGACGGCACGGCAGACCTGTTCGTCGGCGGCAAACCCGTCGGCATAGTCAAAGATGCGACTGTCGAACAGAATACTGCCAAAGGCAAAACCACCTATGAAGTCTGGGCTGTACGCGTACGCAACGGCAATATCGTTACTTCAACCTACGATCCGGGCAAATCCTCCGGGTTGTCTGAAAAAACCGCTCCCAAACTTTCACTGCTGACAGCCAATTTCAACACCAACAAACTCGGCGGCACGATTTTGGGTAATGCGGATTACGGTCCGGACGTTGTGATGAAAGATGTAGGCATCAACGGCGTTGATTTCTCAGGCACTGCCGAATCCGACGGGAAAAACGGCAAAGTCGAAGGAAAATTCTTCGGTCAGTTCAACAGCGGCTATAAAACAGAAGTCAGCATAGGCGGCAAAGTTACCTTCGATGCCGATAAATCGTTGGATACCGTATTCGGCGGCGTAGAAAATTCATCAGACCGTAATACGACGGATACAAGTTTGACACCTGTCAGCAAGTAA
- a CDS encoding TonB-dependent hemoglobin/transferrin/lactoferrin family receptor yields the protein MSFPFKPVLLAAIVSQTFPAFAADPVPQAHQDLNEVKVIGGRKVQKLGEEKVRRQALDKQMVSDESDLVRYDPGISVVEGGRSGSNGFTIRGVDKDRVAINVDGLAQAESRSSEAFQELFGAYGNFNANRNTSEPENFSEVTLNKGADSLKSGSGALGGAVNYKTKSASDYVSEEKPYHLGIKGGYIGRNSQKFSSITAAGTWLGLDALMVYTRRFGKETKNRSTEGDISIKNENEYVFDPINGKPSKYLTYQSTGIARSRPDPQEWVNKSTLFKLGYNFNERNRIGWIFEDSRTDRITKELSNLWTGTTTSASKGDTRSRQDISYRKRIGFEYKNQLDKGPWDSLNLRYDRQTIDMSTWTWDLPTDYAKNGINSDVYHMFRNIRQKTRQWGAEAEKQLDFSKSVWAMQYGVGGNEGSNANRDHSYWVRLYDPKYQTSNSQELAMLVESSSKNRFAYWNNTFQFGNDNRYRLSAGLRHDKSSSRAKDNPNYSPGIRAQIPYLGSERSHSGFSYGVSFDWKFTSHLNLLAKYSTGFRAPTSDETWLLFPHPDFYLKANPNLKAEKAKNFELGLAGSGKAGNFKLSGFQTRYRDFIELTYMGVSSDDENNPRYAPLSDGTKLVSSPVWQNQNRSSAWVKGLEFNGTWNLDSIGLPQGTHAGVNVSYIKGKAKQTNGQETPINALSPWSAVYNLGYDAPSKRWGINAYLTHTAAKKPSDTVHSSDDLNNPWPFAKHSKAYTLFDLTGYVNLGKYFTLRAGAYNIGNKKYYTWESLRSIREFGTVNRVDNKTHAGIERFTSPGRSYNFTLEAKF from the coding sequence ATGTCCTTCCCCTTCAAACCCGTACTGCTGGCAGCTATTGTCAGCCAAACTTTCCCTGCCTTCGCTGCCGACCCAGTACCACAAGCCCATCAGGACTTGAATGAAGTCAAAGTCATCGGCGGCCGCAAAGTCCAAAAACTCGGTGAAGAGAAAGTCCGCCGTCAGGCTTTGGATAAACAAATGGTCTCCGATGAAAGCGACTTGGTGCGCTACGATCCGGGCATCAGCGTCGTTGAAGGCGGACGCTCAGGTTCCAACGGTTTTACCATACGCGGTGTCGATAAAGACCGCGTCGCCATCAACGTGGACGGACTGGCACAAGCAGAAAGCAGGTCGTCTGAAGCATTCCAAGAGTTGTTCGGCGCATACGGCAACTTCAATGCCAACCGCAACACTTCCGAACCCGAAAACTTTTCGGAAGTAACCCTTAACAAAGGCGCGGACTCGCTTAAATCCGGCAGCGGCGCATTGGGCGGTGCCGTCAACTACAAAACCAAATCCGCAAGCGACTATGTTTCCGAAGAAAAACCCTACCACTTAGGCATTAAAGGCGGCTATATCGGACGCAACAGCCAAAAATTCAGCAGCATAACCGCCGCAGGAACCTGGTTGGGTTTGGACGCATTGATGGTCTACACCCGCCGTTTCGGTAAAGAAACCAAAAATCGTTCAACCGAGGGCGATATATCCATTAAAAATGAAAACGAATATGTCTTTGACCCGATTAATGGCAAACCCAGCAAGTATCTTACTTACCAGTCCACCGGTATCGCCCGTTCCCGGCCCGACCCGCAAGAATGGGTAAACAAAAGCACCCTGTTCAAGCTGGGCTACAATTTCAACGAACGCAACCGCATCGGCTGGATTTTTGAAGACTCGCGCACCGACCGCATCACCAAAGAACTATCTAATTTGTGGACGGGTACGACCACATCTGCGTCAAAGGGTGATACCCGCTCCCGACAAGACATTTCCTACCGCAAACGCATCGGTTTCGAATACAAAAACCAACTTGACAAAGGGCCATGGGACAGCCTCAACCTGCGTTACGACCGTCAAACCATCGACATGAGCACCTGGACTTGGGATTTGCCGACCGATTACGCCAAAAACGGTATCAATAGCGACGTGTACCATATGTTCCGCAACATCCGCCAGAAAACCCGCCAATGGGGTGCGGAAGCCGAGAAACAGCTTGATTTCTCCAAATCGGTTTGGGCTATGCAGTATGGCGTGGGCGGCAACGAAGGCAGCAACGCCAACCGCGACCATAGCTATTGGGTACGCCTATATGACCCGAAATACCAAACGTCCAACAGCCAAGAATTGGCAATGCTGGTCGAAAGCTCGTCTAAAAACCGTTTTGCCTACTGGAACAACACCTTCCAATTCGGCAACGACAACCGATACCGCCTGAGCGCAGGCTTGCGCCATGACAAAAGCAGCAGCAGAGCCAAAGACAATCCGAACTACTCGCCCGGCATCCGTGCCCAAATCCCCTATTTGGGCAGCGAACGCAGCCACAGCGGTTTCAGCTACGGCGTGAGCTTCGACTGGAAATTCACGTCGCATCTGAATCTTTTGGCAAAATACAGCACTGGCTTCCGTGCGCCGACTTCGGACGAAACCTGGCTATTGTTCCCGCATCCTGACTTCTACCTTAAAGCCAACCCCAACCTGAAAGCCGAAAAAGCCAAAAACTTTGAATTGGGTTTGGCGGGCAGCGGCAAAGCAGGAAACTTTAAACTCTCCGGCTTCCAAACCCGCTACCGCGACTTTATCGAATTGACGTATATGGGCGTTTCGTCAGACGATGAAAACAACCCCAGATACGCCCCACTTTCAGACGGCACGAAATTGGTCAGCTCACCCGTTTGGCAAAACCAAAACCGCTCCTCAGCGTGGGTGAAAGGTTTGGAATTTAACGGCACATGGAACCTCGACAGCATCGGTTTGCCGCAAGGCACGCACGCAGGTGTTAATGTCAGCTACATCAAAGGCAAAGCCAAACAAACCAACGGACAGGAAACCCCGATTAACGCCCTTTCCCCGTGGTCTGCTGTTTACAATCTGGGCTACGACGCTCCGTCCAAACGCTGGGGCATCAATGCATACCTGACACACACCGCAGCTAAAAAACCGTCTGACACCGTTCACAGCAGTGATGATTTGAACAACCCATGGCCATTTGCCAAGCACAGCAAAGCCTATACGCTTTTCGACCTGACAGGCTACGTCAACTTGGGCAAATACTTCACCCTGCGTGCCGGTGCGTACAATATCGGCAACAAAAAATACTACACTTGGGAATCGCTGCGCAGCATCCGCGAATTCGGCACAGTCAACCGCGTCGACAACAAAACCCATGCCGGTATAGAACGCTTCACCTCTCCAGGCAGAAGCTACAACTTCACGCTTGAAGCCAAGTTCTAA
- a CDS encoding IS630 family transposase (programmed frameshift), which produces MAYSADLRNKALNYYEQCKNISQTAATFNLSRNTLYLWIRLKKQTGSLKHQVTGLNAVKLDRQKLAQYVGQHPDAYLHEIAKHFDCTAAAVCYALKQMGMTRKKRPTTYKEQDPAKVTHYLTQPAEFSDYQRVYLDETGFDRYLFRPYARSLRGRIVKAQISGKRYRRLSLVSAQVGNRLIAPMVYQNTMTGVFFEAWFQQCLLPALTQKSVIILDNARFHRMGVLREMAEKLGHKVLPLAPYSPELNPIEKVWANIKRYLRTVLSDYARFDDALLSYFDFN; this is translated from the exons ATGGCATACTCTGCGGACTTAAGAAACAAAGCTTTAAACTATTACGAACAATGCAAAAACATCAGCCAAACCGCAGCAACGTTTAACTTGTCAAGAAACACACTTTACCTGTGGATTCGCCTTAAAAAACAAACAGGCAGCCTAAAACATCAAGTTACCGGTCTAAATGCCGTCAAATTGGATAGGCAAAAACTGGCCCAATATGTTGGGCAACACCCGGATGCCTATCTGCATGAAATCGCCAAACATTTTGATTGTACGGCAGCCGCCGTTTGCTATGCACTCAAACAGATGGGGATGACGCGCAAAAAAAGAC CCACCACTTACAAAGAACAAGACCCGGCCAAAGTAACGCATTATTTGACACAGCCGGCCGAATTTTCCGACTACCAACGTGTTTATTTGGATGAAACAGGATTTGACCGCTACCTGTTCCGTCCCTATGCCCGCAGCCTGAGAGGGCGAATAGTGAAAGCGCAGATAAGTGGAAAAAGATACCGACGCTTATCTTTGGTGTCCGCACAAGTTGGCAACCGGCTGATTGCTCCGATGGTTTATCAAAATACGATGACCGGAGTCTTTTTTGAAGCGTGGTTTCAGCAATGCCTACTGCCCGCATTGACTCAAAAATCGGTGATTATTTTAGATAATGCACGATTTCACCGTATGGGTGTCTTACGGGAAATGGCGGAAAAATTGGGCCATAAGGTATTGCCTCTTGCACCTTATTCACCTGAGCTCAATCCGATTGAGAAGGTGTGGGCGAATATTAAGCGGTATCTGCGAACCGTTTTGTCTGATTACGCCCGATTTGACGATGCGTTACTGTCCTATTTTGATTTTAATTGA
- a CDS encoding nitric-oxide reductase large subunit, protein MGQYKKLWYLLFAVLAVCFTILGYMGSEVYKKAPPYPEKVVSASGTQLMTKDDILAGQSAWQTTGGMEVGSVLGHGAYQAPDWTADWLHRELVAWLDLTAQETYGKKFDEVSPEEQAVLKTRLADEYRNQSRIKEDGSVVISDTRVKAIESILPYYHGVYGDDPALQKTREHFAMKNNTLPSKEAREKLFNFFFWTSWSASTNRPDETFTYTNNWPHEPLINNVPTTENYMWSFTSVVLLLMGIGLLMWGYSFLTKHEEVEVPTEDPISKVQLTPSQKALGKYVFLTVALFVVQVLLGGLTAHYTVEGQGFYGIDEALGFEMSDWFPYALTRTWHIQSAIFWIATGFLTAGLFLAPIVNGGKDPKFQRAGVNFLYIALFIVVGGSYAGNFFALTHVIPPEFNFWFGHQGYEYLDLGRFWQLLLMVGLLLWLFLMLRCTVSAFKEKGVDKNLLAIFVASMVGVGVFYAPGLFYGEKSPIAVMEYWRWWVVHLWVEGFFEVFATAAFAFIFYNMGFVRRSTATASTLAAAAIFMLGGIPGTLHHLYFSGSTSASMAIGACFSALEVVPLVLLGREAYEHWSYQHLSEWAKRLRWPLMCFVAVAFWNMIGAGVFGFLINPPISLFYIQGLNTTAVHAHAALFGVYGFLALGFVLLVARYLKPNAHFDDKLMTWGFWLLNGGLVGMIAISLLPVGAIQAYASITHGLWYARSEEFLQMEILDTLRWVRTAADLIFIGGAICVAIQATKIVFSRDK, encoded by the coding sequence ATGGGACAGTACAAGAAGCTATGGTACTTGCTGTTTGCCGTCCTGGCAGTCTGCTTTACCATTCTTGGCTACATGGGCAGCGAGGTTTATAAAAAAGCCCCGCCTTATCCTGAGAAAGTCGTTTCGGCATCAGGCACGCAGCTGATGACTAAAGACGATATTTTGGCAGGTCAATCAGCCTGGCAAACCACCGGCGGTATGGAAGTCGGTTCCGTATTGGGACACGGCGCATACCAAGCTCCCGACTGGACAGCCGACTGGCTGCACCGCGAGCTGGTCGCATGGTTGGATTTGACCGCGCAAGAGACTTACGGCAAAAAATTCGACGAAGTTTCTCCCGAAGAACAAGCCGTGCTGAAAACCCGCCTTGCCGACGAATACCGCAACCAAAGCCGTATTAAAGAAGACGGCAGCGTCGTCATCAGCGATACCCGTGTAAAAGCCATTGAGAGCATCCTGCCTTACTACCACGGCGTATACGGCGATGATCCTGCCCTTCAGAAAACACGCGAACACTTCGCAATGAAAAACAACACATTGCCAAGTAAAGAAGCGCGCGAAAAACTGTTCAACTTTTTCTTCTGGACTTCATGGTCTGCTTCGACCAACCGTCCCGACGAGACTTTCACCTACACCAACAACTGGCCGCACGAGCCTTTGATCAACAACGTACCGACTACTGAAAACTATATGTGGTCGTTCACCAGCGTTGTATTGCTCTTGATGGGTATCGGCCTTCTGATGTGGGGTTACTCCTTCCTGACCAAACACGAAGAAGTAGAAGTTCCGACTGAAGACCCGATTTCCAAAGTACAGCTGACTCCTTCCCAAAAAGCATTGGGCAAATACGTCTTCCTGACAGTCGCCCTGTTTGTGGTACAAGTGTTACTGGGCGGTCTGACTGCACACTACACCGTCGAAGGTCAGGGTTTCTACGGCATCGACGAAGCGCTGGGCTTCGAAATGTCCGACTGGTTCCCTTACGCATTGACCCGTACTTGGCACATCCAATCCGCCATCTTCTGGATTGCAACCGGCTTCCTGACAGCAGGTCTGTTCCTGGCTCCGATTGTTAACGGCGGCAAAGATCCCAAGTTCCAACGCGCCGGCGTGAACTTCCTGTACATCGCCCTGTTCATCGTAGTCGGCGGTTCTTACGCAGGTAACTTCTTCGCCCTGACCCACGTCATTCCACCTGAATTCAACTTCTGGTTCGGACACCAAGGTTACGAATACCTCGACTTGGGCCGTTTCTGGCAACTCCTGCTGATGGTCGGTCTGTTGTTGTGGCTGTTCCTGATGCTGCGCTGCACCGTCTCCGCCTTTAAAGAAAAAGGCGTGGATAAAAACCTGCTGGCAATCTTCGTTGCCTCTATGGTCGGTGTCGGTGTGTTCTACGCACCTGGTCTGTTCTACGGCGAAAAATCCCCGATTGCCGTCATGGAATACTGGCGCTGGTGGGTAGTTCACCTGTGGGTAGAAGGCTTCTTCGAAGTATTCGCTACCGCAGCCTTTGCCTTCATCTTCTACAACATGGGCTTCGTCCGCCGCAGTACCGCTACTGCCTCTACTCTGGCTGCTGCCGCCATCTTCATGTTGGGCGGTATCCCGGGTACGCTGCACCACCTGTACTTCTCCGGTTCTACCTCCGCATCTATGGCAATCGGCGCCTGCTTCTCCGCATTGGAAGTCGTACCGTTGGTATTGCTGGGTCGTGAAGCTTACGAACACTGGTCTTACCAACACCTGTCCGAATGGGCGAAACGCCTGCGTTGGCCGCTGATGTGCTTCGTAGCAGTTGCCTTCTGGAACATGATCGGTGCCGGCGTATTCGGCTTCCTGATTAACCCGCCGATTTCCCTGTTCTACATCCAAGGCCTGAACACTACCGCAGTTCACGCACACGCAGCCTTGTTCGGTGTGTACGGCTTCTTGGCACTGGGCTTCGTATTGCTGGTTGCCCGCTACCTGAAACCAAACGCACATTTCGACGACAAGCTCATGACTTGGGGCTTCTGGCTGCTCAACGGCGGCTTGGTCGGCATGATCGCCATCAGCCTGCTGCCTGTCGGCGCCATTCAAGCATACGCCTCCATCACTCATGGCCTGTGGTATGCCCGTAGCGAAGAATTCCTGCAAATGGAAATCCTCGACACCCTGCGCTGGGTACGTACAGCAGCCGACTTGATCTTCATCGGCGGTGCAATCTGCGTAGCAATCCAAGCAACCAAAATCGTATTTAGCCGCGATAAATAA
- the nirK gene encoding copper-containing nitrite reductase, translated as MKRQALAAIIASVFALAACGEQAAQKPAEQTASATATAEAPASSTEAAAETPAADLPVIDAVTTHAPEVPPAIDRDHPARVRVKMETIEKTMKMDDGVEYHYWTFDGDVPGRMIRVREGDTVDIEFSNNPSSTVPHNVDFHAATGQGGGAEASFTAPGRTSTFSFKALQPGLYIYHCAVAPVGMHIANGMYGLILVEPKEGLPKVDKEFYIVQGDFYTKGKKGAQGLQPFDMDKAIAEQPEYVVFNGHVGAIAGDNALKAKAGETVRMYVGNGGPNLVSSFHVIGEIFDKVYVEAGKLINENVQSTLIPAGGAAIVEFKADIPGSYTLVDHSIFRAFNKGALGQLKVEGAENPEIMTKKLEDKDYVGSGAASAPAASAPADSAAPASAASAGKGGY; from the coding sequence ATGAAACGCCAAGCTTTAGCTGCAATCATTGCTTCAGTTTTTGCTTTAGCCGCCTGTGGTGAGCAAGCTGCCCAAAAACCTGCCGAGCAAACCGCTTCCGCTACTGCAACTGCCGAAGCTCCTGCTTCCAGCACTGAGGCTGCTGCCGAAACTCCTGCAGCCGATCTGCCTGTTATCGACGCGGTAACTACCCACGCTCCTGAAGTTCCACCTGCTATCGACCGCGACCATCCTGCACGCGTACGCGTCAAAATGGAAACCATCGAAAAAACCATGAAAATGGACGATGGCGTGGAATACCACTACTGGACATTTGACGGTGACGTTCCAGGCCGCATGATCCGTGTACGCGAAGGCGATACCGTAGATATCGAATTCTCTAACAACCCGTCTTCTACCGTACCGCACAACGTTGACTTCCACGCTGCTACCGGTCAAGGCGGTGGTGCAGAAGCCAGCTTCACTGCTCCGGGCCGTACTTCTACATTCAGCTTCAAAGCCCTGCAACCCGGTCTGTACATCTACCACTGTGCCGTTGCTCCTGTCGGTATGCACATCGCCAACGGTATGTACGGTCTGATCTTGGTTGAACCTAAAGAAGGTCTGCCTAAAGTGGACAAAGAGTTCTACATCGTACAAGGCGACTTCTACACCAAAGGTAAAAAAGGTGCACAAGGCCTGCAACCGTTCGATATGGACAAAGCCATCGCCGAACAACCTGAATACGTTGTATTTAACGGTCACGTAGGCGCTATCGCCGGCGACAACGCCCTGAAAGCCAAAGCAGGCGAAACCGTCCGTATGTACGTGGGTAACGGTGGTCCGAACCTCGTTTCTTCCTTCCACGTTATTGGTGAGATCTTCGACAAAGTTTACGTAGAAGCCGGCAAACTGATCAACGAAAACGTACAAAGCACCCTGATCCCTGCCGGTGGCGCAGCGATTGTCGAATTTAAAGCCGATATTCCGGGCAGCTATACTTTGGTTGACCACTCTATCTTCCGTGCGTTCAACAAAGGCGCGTTGGGTCAATTGAAAGTAGAGGGCGCAGAGAACCCTGAAATCATGACCAAAAAACTGGAAGACAAAGACTATGTAGGTAGCGGTGCAGCTTCAGCTCCTGCCGCTTCTGCTCCAGCTGATTCAGCAGCGCCTGCTTCCGCAGCATCTGCAGGTAAAGGCGGCTACTAA
- a CDS encoding formylglycine-generating enzyme family protein yields MKLIPLIALFTLVASGSAAAAEMAKVEGGSYRPLYLKKETNLIKVKPFQIDKYPVTNAEFAEFVKKHPQWQKGKVSSKQAEPTYLKHWVKTGSNSYAPKPNELKHPVTNVSWFAANAYCTSQGKRLPTIDQWEFAGLASATQKNGSAEPGYNRTILDWYADGGRNGLHDVGKSKPNYWGIYDMHGLIWEWTEDFNSSLLSSGNADTQMFCSGASVGSSDPSNYAAFLRYGIRTSLQSKYVLHNLGFRCASK; encoded by the coding sequence ATGAAACTCATACCACTCATCGCCCTATTTACCCTTGTCGCAAGCGGCAGTGCAGCGGCGGCCGAAATGGCAAAAGTTGAAGGCGGCAGCTACCGCCCGCTCTATCTGAAAAAAGAGACAAACCTCATCAAAGTCAAACCTTTCCAAATCGACAAGTACCCCGTTACCAATGCCGAATTTGCAGAGTTTGTCAAAAAACATCCCCAGTGGCAAAAAGGTAAAGTCAGTTCCAAACAAGCCGAACCTACCTACCTGAAACATTGGGTTAAAACCGGCAGCAACAGCTACGCGCCCAAACCCAACGAACTGAAACATCCGGTAACCAACGTATCTTGGTTTGCCGCTAACGCTTACTGCACTTCACAAGGCAAACGCCTGCCGACCATAGACCAGTGGGAATTTGCCGGACTCGCCTCCGCTACTCAGAAAAACGGTTCTGCCGAACCCGGCTACAACCGCACCATTCTTGACTGGTATGCAGACGGCGGCAGAAACGGCTTGCACGATGTCGGCAAAAGCAAACCCAACTACTGGGGCATTTACGATATGCACGGTCTGATTTGGGAATGGACGGAAGACTTCAACAGCAGCCTGTTGTCGTCAGGCAATGCCGATACGCAAATGTTTTGCAGCGGCGCATCCGTAGGTTCCAGCGATCCATCAAATTACGCCGCCTTCCTGCGCTACGGCATACGCACCAGCCTGCAATCGAAATACGTCCTGCACAACTTGGGCTTCCGTTGCGCCTCGAAATAA
- the ispG gene encoding flavodoxin-dependent (E)-4-hydroxy-3-methylbut-2-enyl-diphosphate synthase, which yields MNIPKRRQTHQVQIDHLTVGSDAPVVVQSMTNTDTADAKATALQVKELSDAGSEMVRITVNSPEAASKVAEIRQRLDDMGYTTPLIGDFHFNGERLLAEFPECGKALSKYRINPGNVGKGAKGDEKFAYMIRTAAENDKAVRIGVNWGSLDQSLAKRMMDANLASSSPKPPEEIMKDALIISALESAEKAVLLGLPEDKIILSCKVSSVQDLIQVYRELGSRCQYPLHLGLTEAGMGSKGIVASTAALAVLLQEGIGDTIRISLTPEPGSSRTQEVIVGQEILQTMGLRSFTPMVTACPGCGRTTSTVFQELAQDVQNYLRQKMTVWRTIYPGVESLNVAVMGCVVNGPGESKLADIGISLPGTGETPVAPVYVDGERKVTLKGDNIAAEFLEIVEEYVKTNYCEGGAKRSQNRIIPIQSA from the coding sequence ATGAACATACCCAAACGCCGCCAAACCCATCAAGTACAAATCGATCATCTCACCGTCGGTTCAGATGCTCCCGTTGTCGTGCAATCAATGACCAATACCGATACCGCAGATGCTAAAGCAACCGCCCTGCAAGTCAAAGAATTGAGCGATGCAGGCTCAGAAATGGTGCGCATTACCGTCAACAGCCCGGAAGCCGCCTCCAAAGTTGCCGAAATCCGCCAGCGTTTGGACGACATGGGTTACACCACCCCGCTGATTGGCGACTTCCATTTCAATGGCGAACGTCTGTTGGCGGAATTTCCCGAGTGCGGCAAAGCCTTGTCCAAATACCGCATCAACCCCGGAAATGTCGGCAAAGGCGCAAAAGGTGATGAAAAATTTGCCTATATGATTCGAACTGCCGCCGAAAACGACAAAGCCGTCCGTATCGGCGTCAACTGGGGTTCGCTTGACCAAAGCCTCGCCAAGCGCATGATGGATGCCAATCTGGCGTCCTCATCGCCCAAACCGCCTGAAGAAATCATGAAAGATGCCTTGATTATTTCGGCGCTGGAATCTGCTGAAAAAGCCGTTTTGTTAGGTTTGCCCGAAGACAAAATCATCTTGTCGTGCAAAGTCAGCTCCGTTCAGGATTTGATTCAAGTTTACCGCGAGCTGGGCAGCCGTTGCCAATATCCGCTTCACTTAGGCTTGACGGAAGCAGGCATGGGCAGCAAAGGCATTGTCGCCTCTACCGCCGCCTTGGCCGTACTGCTCCAAGAAGGCATCGGCGACACCATCCGTATTTCACTCACCCCCGAACCCGGCAGTTCACGTACTCAGGAAGTCATTGTTGGTCAGGAAATTTTACAAACCATGGGGCTGCGCTCATTTACCCCTATGGTTACCGCCTGCCCCGGTTGCGGACGCACCACCAGTACGGTCTTCCAAGAGCTCGCCCAAGACGTACAAAATTACCTGCGTCAAAAAATGACCGTATGGCGCACCATCTATCCCGGCGTGGAGTCTTTAAACGTCGCCGTCATGGGTTGCGTCGTTAACGGGCCGGGTGAAAGCAAACTGGCAGACATCGGCATCAGCCTGCCCGGAACCGGCGAAACCCCTGTTGCACCGGTTTATGTTGACGGGGAGCGTAAAGTGACTTTAAAAGGCGACAACATCGCAGCCGAATTCTTGGAAATTGTCGAAGAATACGTCAAAACCAACTATTGCGAAGGCGGTGCCAAACGCAGTCAAAACCGTATTATCCCGATACAGTCCGCTTGA
- a CDS encoding helix-turn-helix domain-containing protein: MENQKKNEYDIQAAKSLGDELGQLRHKSGWDIDEVARRLKLSAEQIEALEKGDYSFFSGLVFVMGYLRSYARLLKIDETTITGRLKAISAPEEDHVYLVDRKQNAGLNYQDGEKVGFPKWVLGMAALILLGGGIYVWQSKSNHENEQQVAQNSDAVRNSMQTPDLKKENVAVSNMAENGKQEISNAEKAASSVATSEAAASAPEVKVDSDELWIKVQYRSNLIITDKKGTMIFSRIIPAGSERRFKGGAPYNVWIGIATGAQANYGGTTINLAEYRAAGEKSASFVAGKK; the protein is encoded by the coding sequence ATGGAAAATCAAAAGAAAAACGAATACGACATTCAAGCTGCCAAATCATTGGGTGATGAGCTGGGACAACTCAGACACAAATCAGGTTGGGATATTGATGAAGTAGCACGACGGTTGAAACTGTCTGCCGAACAAATTGAAGCACTTGAAAAAGGAGACTATTCTTTCTTTTCAGGGTTGGTCTTCGTTATGGGCTATCTGCGTTCTTATGCCCGCCTGTTGAAAATCGATGAAACAACCATTACAGGTCGTCTGAAAGCCATTTCCGCGCCGGAAGAAGACCATGTCTATCTGGTTGATCGCAAACAAAATGCCGGCTTGAACTACCAAGATGGTGAAAAAGTCGGTTTTCCCAAATGGGTTTTGGGCATGGCGGCGCTCATCCTGCTTGGCGGCGGTATTTATGTTTGGCAAAGCAAGTCCAATCATGAAAACGAACAACAAGTCGCGCAAAACAGCGATGCAGTACGTAACAGTATGCAGACGCCGGATTTGAAAAAAGAAAATGTTGCCGTTTCCAATATGGCAGAAAACGGCAAACAAGAAATATCCAATGCCGAAAAAGCAGCTTCAAGTGTCGCCACATCCGAAGCAGCGGCATCCGCACCTGAAGTCAAAGTCGATTCAGACGAGCTTTGGATTAAAGTCCAATACCGAAGTAATCTGATTATCACCGACAAGAAAGGTACCATGATTTTCAGCCGGATCATTCCCGCAGGAAGCGAAAGGCGTTTTAAAGGCGGTGCGCCCTACAATGTCTGGATCGGTATTGCCACAGGCGCACAAGCCAATTATGGCGGGACAACCATCAATCTGGCAGAATACCGGGCTGCCGGTGAAAAATCAGCTTCCTTTGTAGCAGGAAAAAAATAA